A region of the Ptychodera flava strain L36383 chromosome 22, AS_Pfla_20210202, whole genome shotgun sequence genome:
TTGCATAGTTGACACGCAATCTTGAAGTATAGTTTTGACAAGGTTATGTAGGTATATTATACCTGAGTCACCACAGGAAATTCAACTTCTGGTGATTGCTTCTCACAGTATGTACGTAACATTTTGTACACAAGATATACGTCATGGACATCTCTTCTGTGGTTTTACTCATTTATGCAGTTGATAAGGAAGCTTTGCCCTGGTGTGAATATTGTTATACAATGACCTTTCATGGAATGAACGGATGGATGAGCAGTATCATGTATCACACCTACACTTCCTCTGGTGATTTGAGTTTATTTTCTTCCACCATCCAGGGATGACTATGACAAGGAAGTCAAGTTTGCTAAGATGCAGCAAAGACCTCCTCGTCGCACGCCCTGCAGTAATAAACCCAAGAAACCCAATATCGAGTTGTACACCCCACCAGCGAGAGGTAATAATACAGGTAATCTAACGTGGAtttgtacaattattttttacacTCTTTCATTTCCGAGAGAGTAATCATTATACAGTCACAGTCTATTTAAATGTTCATTACTGATGAATAGGTATTGATCAGTTTCATTGTCAGTATGAAAATTAAGACATAGGAAGGATGATTTATGAATGTACGTGTATTCGCTGAGCAAATATGATGGATTGAAGGGGCATACCACGGAGGTAGTAATGTTGATGTGTTTCTCTGAGAGAGGAAGTGTTGAAAATTGGCGAAGTTTCACAGGACTTGACTGAGACTTCAAATGGTGGCAGATATTTCACTTCTAGATTATTTAGCATGTTCAAAAGGTAGGAGAATGTGATATAGAATTTTGTACTGAGAGAAGCTAGTGAAATTATAGAATTAGGTCAACAGGAGAGTTGTATTTCATCACCTGTAGGGCCTCACATACATCTCTTTGTCCATGCCATTAGATTTGTAGTTTATAAGAGTGTTGAATAACAAGGCTCATAGCtgtcaaatgaaaaatgttttcttttgtttagtTGTGAAAACGTGAAGAGATTAATGATTCTTGCACTTGTAAAAACCTTTCATTTGCTTGTCTTTCAGGTCAAGGTGTATCAAACAATCCATTGTTCAAGCTTGAATTTGAATCAGACTCAGGGAAAATAACAGAATTTATGGTAGAAAAGGTTGGTATATTTTGTGGTTTTATCTTGCAGAATTTTATCAAAGGATCAAGAGCT
Encoded here:
- the LOC139122592 gene encoding UPF0561 protein C2orf68 homolog isoform X1; this translates as MAADDEGGGMKTAKLDMGHGFMRHIIKNQVDRDDYDKEVKFAKMQQRPPRRTPCSNKPKKPNIELYTPPARGNNTGQGVSNNPLFKLEFESDSGKITEFMVEKGDKAEILARKFGAEIGLDQALIKALEIRISEEIKKREDR